The Lactuca sativa cultivar Salinas chromosome 2, Lsat_Salinas_v11, whole genome shotgun sequence genome includes a window with the following:
- the LOC128132399 gene encoding uncharacterized protein LOC128132399 has protein sequence MKSKQPFVYQKRKKRKPDEENRKVDAGVVDKFIHRQPVEEHTEENVEEHIEEHVEENIKEQEHVEVEETEEHEPVKELVDIYDLKALYTRTLSNLEKCDRVWIVYLNELDRVFCFCCKVFRKRISKGKLDGEGFADWHHVTTRVKKHEISLDHLTNRNKWFDMRKRLNLNKTIDKVQHEQFKKERDYWKQVLLRIIAVVKFLAKHNLAFRGSNDKLYKKVIINCNGNFFGVIEMLEEFDLIIKEHVQRITSEGLHVHYLGHLIQKELISLLDEDIKKELIKEIKKTKYYSIKLDCTPNLNHQEHMNIIVRYLKLSYNFVPIEESFFGFLNVDDTSGKGLFDITLEELNSLGLQINDMPGHGYDNGENMKGKHQGVKKRFLDINPRAFYTPCGCHSLNLTLSDMANKCVKGKNFFGFIQHIYTIFANSTKRWEILKDNVKAWSLKSLCQTRWGSRFESVKAIKLQHVDVQKALLQVGEKENDVAIASEATSPAEKELSDFEFLVSTVVWYEVLNHVNIESKKLKSKDMHLDNAIIEINKLIGYFKDYRETGFSKAIVEAKEIFIEMGIDQIFPQKRLIERKKRFDESSSSEEVSFTPEENFRGIEDKDLKLYCHRLEKALKFDERSDIDAEELCTELKLFETLETIEFSNPVDV, from the exons ATGAAGTCTAAGCAACCATTCGTTTATCAAAAACGTAAAAAAAGAAAACCAGatgaagaaaatagaaaggttGATGCCGGTGTTGTAgataagtttatccatagacaacCTGTTGAAGAGCACACTGAAGAGAATGTTGAAGAGCACATTGAAGAGCATGTTGAAGAGAACATTAAAGAGCAAGAGCATGTAGAAGTAGAAGAGACAGAAGAGCATGAGCCTGTTAAAGAGCTTGTTGATATATATGATCTAAAAG CTTTGTATACAAGAACTTTATCGAATTTGGAGAAGTGTGATAGAGTATGGATAGTATATTTGAATGAGCTAGACAGGGTATTTTGTTTCTGTTGTAAAGTGTTTAGAAAAAGGATTTCGAAAGGTAAATTAGATGGTGAAGGTTTTGCAGATTGGCACCATGTTACCACTAGGGTTAAAAAACACGAAATTTCTTTGGATCATCTAACAAATAGGAATAAGTGGTTTGACATGCGTAAAAGATTGAACTTGAACAAAACAATTGATAAAGTTCAACATGAACAGTTCAAGAAAGAAAGAGATTACTGGAAACAAGTGCTTTTAAGAATTATTGCAGTAGTGAAGTTTCTTGCTAAACATAATTTAGCATTTCGTGGATCGAATGATAAGTTGTATAAAAAGGTAATTataaatt GTAATGGAAATTTTTTTGGTGTCATTGAAATGTTGGAAGAGTTTGACCTGATTATCAAAGAGCATGTGCAACGGATCACAAGTGAAGGGCTTCATGTGCATTATCTTGGCCACCTAATCCAAAAAGAACTAATATCTTTGCTAGATGAAGATATTAAAAAAGAACTTATCAAGGAGATAAAGAAAACAAAGTACTACTCAATCAAACTTGATTGTACTCCCAATTTAAATCACCAAGAACATATGAATATAATAGTGAGGTATTTAAAGTTATCATATAATTTTGTTCCTATCGAGGAgtctttttttggttttttgaatGTTGATGATACCTCCGGAAAAGGATTATTTGATATTACACTTGAAGAGTTAAATTCTCTTGGTCTTCAAATTAATGATATGCCTGGTCATGGCTATGATAATGGGGAAAACATGAAAGGAAAACACCAAGGAGTGAAAAAGAGATTTTTAGATATAAATCCTAGAGCATTTTACACTCCTTGTGGTTGCCATTCTCTTAATCTAACATTATCTGATATGGCTAACAAGTGTGTTAAAGGAAAGAACTTTTTTGGATTCATCCAACATATTTATACTATCTTTGCAAATTCTACTAAGAGGTGGGAAATTTTGAAAGATAATGTTAAAGCTTGGAGTCTTAAGTCATTGTGTCAAACTCGTTGGGGAAGTCGGTTTGAGAGTGTAAAGGCTATTAAACTGCAACATGTGGATGTACAGAAAGCTTTACTTCAAGTTGGAGAAAAAGAGAATGATGTTGCAATTGCAAGTGAAGCAACTTCACCAGCAGAAAAAGAGCTTAGTGACTTTGAATTTTTGGTATCAACTGTTGTTTGGTATGAAGTACTAAACCATGTGAATATTGAGAGTAAGAAGTTAAAATCAAAGGATATGCATCTTGATAATGCTATTATAGAAATAAACAAATTGATTGGGTACTTCAAGGATTATAGAGAAACTGGTTTTTCAAAAGCGATTGTTGAAGCTAAGGAGATTTTTATTGAAATGGGTATTGATCAAATATTTCCACAAAAGCGTTTGATTGAAAGGAAAAAAAGGTTTGATGAGAGTTCAAGTAGCGAAGAAGTTTCATTTACACCTGAAGAGAATTTCAGA GGAATTGAAGATAAAGATCTTAAGTTATATTGTCATCGTCTTGAAAAAGCACTCAAGTTTGACGAAAGATCGGATATTGATGCCGAGGAGCTTTGTACAGAGTTAAAATTATTTGAGACATTGGAAACCATTGAATTTAGCAACCCTGTAGATGTTTag